CCCGGTACCGTCACCGTCGCGCCGGGCCCGCATGCCGAGCCCCGGCGCGACAGGCTCAGGTCAGAGCGTGGTCAGCCGGAGGTCCGAGCCGCCGTGGCCGAGTCTCAGCGACACCTGGCCCGCCGGGGCGTCGGAGTCGATCTCCGGGTAGTCGTCGCTGGACACCGTGACGCGGAGGCTGTGCCCGGCCGCGACGCGGTAGTGGGTGGGCCAGGTCCGGATCTCCAGGTCGTACGTCCTGCCCGGGCGCACCGGCACGGCGCGGTCGTGGCCGAATCGGTGGCTCGCCTTCAGCCAGCCCTGGGTGATGCGGGTGGCGGCGCCGTCGGGGGCGACGTCCTGCACCACGACCGCGAGGTTGCCGTCGGTCGCGGTGAACGAGGCCCGTACCTTGGCCTGGACGTCACCGGCGAGGACCAGGTCGCGCTGGACCGGCGCCGTCGCGAACTCCAGCCGTTGGCCAGGACCGCCCGCGACCGGCTTGGTGTTGACCTCGAACGTACGGGTCGCCGAGGCCCCCGGGGTGGCCGACAGGGTGCCGTCGGAGGACAGGCCCAGGCGGACCTGCCGCGTCCCGGCGGGCGGCCAGCTGTCGAACTGCCGCCAGCCCGTGCCCGGCACCTCGTACGAGGTCACCTTGGCCGCGGGCAGCGGCGCGCCGGGGCGGCGGGCCAGCCAGCGGTCCCACCAGGCGAGATAGGCGCCGTTGCCGATGTCGGCCGGCTGCCCGGCCGGCCAGCCGTGCACCCAGGGGCCGGACACCAGCCAGACGTTGCGTTCGCGCGCCTGGAAGTTCTCGACCATGCCCTGGCGGTACCGGTCGTACCAGCCGGCGATCTCCAGGACGGGGACGTCGAGGTCCTGCCAGCGGGACTTGACGCTGCGCCCGCGCCAGAAGTCGTCGTAGAGCGGGTGCTGGGCGTAGGTCACGAGCGTGTCGGGTGCGGTGGCGCGCTGCCAGTCGCGGATCCTCGCCGAATAGATGCCGCCCCGGTAGATCGTGTTCTCGTACCAGTCGCTGATGCCGTCCACGGGGATGACGGCGGCCAGGTGGGGCGGCTTGTTGACGGCGACCAGGAGGGACGAGTGGCCGCCGTAGCTGACGCCCGTCTGCCCGATGCGGCCTGTGGACCAGGGCCGGGCGGCCAGCCATTCGATGAGGTCGTAGTTGTCGCGCTGCTCCTGGGGGCTGAACGGGTCGAGGTGGCCGGGCGAGTCGCCCGATCCCCTGACGTTGCAGACGGCCGCGACGTAGCCCCTGGTGACGAAGTACGCGGCGGCCCGGCCCTGGGCCTCCAGCTGGTTGTAGGCGTTGTAGTCGTAGACGATGCCGGGGAAGCGGCCGGGGGCGGGCGTGCCGTCGGGGGCGGCGGGGCGGTGCAGGTCGCAGGCCAGGTGGCTGCCGTCGCGCAGCGGTACGGTGACGCGCTCCTGGTGGACGCCGTACTCGGCGGGGCGGTCGTACGAGAAGAAGGGGTCGGACGGGAGCGGTGCGTCGGCCGTGGCGGAGACGGGGGCGGGAGCGCAGGTCAGAGTGAAGGCGGCCGACAGCGCGGCCATGATCTTGACAGATTTCACGTGCGATCCTCTGAGGGCGGAAGGGGGGTGGTTCAGAGGGAGAAGGCGCCGGTGAGCAGCGCGACCGCGGTCATGACGAGCGTGGAGGCGAAGGCCCACTTGAAGATGAAGCGCTGGTGCTCCCCCAGCTGCACGCCGCTCATCCCGACCAGGATGAACGTGGAGGCGGTGAGCGGGCTGAGCGGGAAACCGGTGGTCATCTGGCCGAGGATGGCGGCCCTCGCGACCTCGGCGGGCGCGCCGCCGAAGCCGCTGACGGTCTCGGCGAGCACCGGGAGCACGCCGAAGTAGTAGGCGTCGGGGGTGAAGACCAGACTGAGCGGCATGCCGGTGAGGGCCACGAGGACGGGCAGGTGCCCGCCGAGCGAGTCGGGGATAACGCTGACGAACGCGGACGCCATCTGGCTGATCATCTTGGTGCCGGTGAGGATGCCGGTGAACACCCCGGCTGCGAAGATCATGGTGGTGACCAGGACGACACTCTTGCCGTGCCGCTCCAGGAGCTCCTGCTGGCGTTCCCAGGTCGGGTGGTTGACCAGCAGCGCGATCGCGAACCCGACCACGAACAGCACCGGCAGCGGCATCACCTGCAGCACGAGCCCGACCAGCAGGGCGACGGTGAGCACCAGGTTGAAGACGGTCAGGGCCGGGTGCACGGGCGCCCGCTGGGTGCCGGGGCCCTCGCCGACCAGGCGCTCGTCGGGCACGTCGGCGGGCGGCAGCGCGCCGAGGCGGCGGCGCTCCCTGAGCCCGATCAGGTACGACGCCACCAGCACCCACACGATGCCCGCCGCCATGGCGGGCAGCACCGGGGTGAACACCTGGGAGCTGTCCAGCTTCAGCGCCGCCATCGCGCGTGCGGTGGGGCCGCCCCAGGGGATGAGGTTCATGACGCCGGCGCCCAGGCAGACTACGCCCGACAGCACCAGCGGGCTCATGCCGAGCCGCCGGTAGACCGGCAGCAGCGCCGAGACCGTGATGAGGAACGTCGACGCGCCGTCCCCGTCGAGTGCCACGCACATGGTGAGCACGGCGGTGCCGACCGCGATGCGCAGCGGGTCACCCTTGGCCAGGCGCAGGATGCCGCGGATGAGCGGATCGAAGAGGCCGGCGTCGATCATCAGGCTGAAGTACAGGACCGCGAACGCGATCATGATGCCGGTCGGCGCGACCTTGCCGAGCCCGTCGAGGATCATCTTTCCCAGCTCGCCGCCGAAGCCCCCGGCCAGCGCGGTCAGGACCGGGATCAGCACCAGAGCGATCAGGACCGACACGCGCTTGGTCATGGTGAGCAGCAGGAACAGAACGATCGTGGTGAATCCCAGGGCTGCCAGCATCGGTTTCGCCTTCTTCCTTGCCCGGCTCACGGGGGGTGATGTGCCGGAGTGTTACGGAAGAGTTTCCGAGCGACCAAATCGCAGGTCCAGCATCAAAGCAACATTTATCCATGCGATCTGCGCAACAGTTGCGTCTATGCTCACCGCCATGGAGGCGAACCTGCGGCTGCTGGCCGCGTACGCCGCCGTGGCCAGGGCGGCGAGCTTCACCGCGGCGGCGGCCGAGATGCACGTGTCGCAGTCGTCGCTCAGCCGCGCGGTGGCGGAGCTGGAGCGGCTGCTCGGCGCGCAGCTGCTGGAGCGCGACACCCGGAACGTGCAGCTGACGGCGGCCGGGGTGGAGACGCTGCGGGTGGCCGAGCAGATCGTGTCCGCTCACCGATCGGGCATGAAGGAGCTGGAGCGCTACCTGCTCGGCGAGTCCGGCGTGGTGGCGGTGGCCACGCTGCCGTCGGTGGCCGCGGTGCTGCTGCCCAGGGTGATCTCCGACTTCCGTGGGCGGCGGCCCCTGGTGACGTTGCGGATCATGGACGGGCTGGAGCAGGTGGTGCTGGGCCGGGTCCTCTCGGGGGACGCGGACTTCGCGATCTCCACGGTCGGCGCCGCGCCCGAGCAGCTCGAACACCGTCCGCTGATCAGGGACCGCTTCTACGCCGTGCTGCCCGAGCGCCATCCGCTCGCCGCGCAGGAGTCCGTCACATGGGAGGAGCTGGCGCGGGAGCCGTTCCTCGCCGTCGGGCCGGAGTCGAGCGTGCGGCGGCTCACGGACGCGGCGTTCGCCCAGGCCGGAGCCGCTGTGACGCTCGCGGCGGAGGCGGGGAGCGTGGCGACGGTGGGCGGTCTCGTCACGGCCGGGCTCGGGGTCTCGGCGATGCCCGCCCTGGTGCTGCCGCTGATGGGGGCGGGGTCTCTGGTGTACCGGCCGCTCACCGAACCCGTCGTGGACCGCCGCCTGGACGTCGTCGTCCGCGCCCGCCGCACGCTGCCGCTGGCGACGAGCGCGTTCCTCGACCTGCTCGACACGTTCCGCCGCGAACTGCGCGACCTGCCCACTGGCGTCTCCTGGAACCGCGACTGACGCGCACCCAAACATCCCCCCGATTTATGTGGAAAGCGCATTGAATGATGGTTTTCTTGTGCTGGACACGCATTTCACCACCTCGGCAGGATGAAACGACCGCAATCGCGATCGGGAGGCGAAGGAGCACAGGTGACAGGTACAGGGCAGCTGCGCGGCCTGAAGGTGGTGGAGTTCGCGCACGTGGTGGCCGGGCCGATGGCCGGCTCCATGCTCGCCGACCAAGGTGCGGACGTGGTGCACGTGGAGGCCCCGGGCGCCGGTGACGCCGCTCGCGCGATGGGTCCCGTACGCGACGGCGTACCCCTGTGGTTCAAGGTCGCCGGGCGCAACAAGCGTTCGGTCACCCTCGACCTGCACCACGCGGCCGGGCGGGAGATCGCCCACCGGCTCGTCGCCTGGGCGGACGTCGTGATCGTGACCCTGCGAGCCGGACGGCTGCGCGACTGGGAGCTGGACTGGGAGGCCGTGCACCGGATCAACCCCGCGGCGATCCTGCTGCAGATCTCCGGGTTCGGGGCGACCTCCTCGCGCGCGGACGAGCCGGGCTTCGGCAAGATGGGCGAGGCCAGGAGCGGGGTGGTGCACCTGACCGGGTTCCCCGACGGGCCTCCCGTGCACACCGGGTTCTCGCACGGCGACGCGGTCACGGGGCTGATGGGTGCGTACGCCGTGCTCGCCGCGCTCCACCGCCGGGCCACGGACCCCGGGTTCGACGGCGAGTGGATCGACCTGGCCCTCTTCGAGCCCCTGTACCGGCTGATCGAGTGGCAGATCATCACGTACGACCAGCTCGGCACCGTGCCCGGACGGGCGGGCAACCAGCTCGCCGTCGCGCCCGCCGCGGTGATCAACACCTACCGGTCGCGCGACGGCGAGTGGATCACGGTGACATCCGCGACCCTCCGTTCCGTACGCAACGTGGCCCGCCTGCTCGGCCTGCCCGAGGAGGACTTCGCCACCTCGGCGCAGCAGCACGCGGGCCGCGAGACCCTGGACGAGGGCCTGCGGGAGTGGGTGGCCGCGCGGACCACGGGCGAGTGCCTGGAGGAGTTCGCCCGGGCCGAGGTGGTGGCCTCGCGGGTGTTCACCGCCGCCGACATCGTCGCCGACCCCGTCTACGCCGAGCGCGGCGACGTCATCACCGTCGACGACGCAGACCTCGGCCCCGTACGCATGCAGGGCGTCATCCCGCACTTCCACCACCGCCCCGGGAAGGTCTGGCGCACCGGCCCCAGGCTCGGGCAGGACAACCGCCTCGTCTACCACGACTGGCTCGGACTCGGCGAGGACGAGCTGGCCGACCTGGAGAAGCAAGGTGTCATCTGAGCGGCTCCCCCTCCGTTCGCTGCTCTTCGTCCCGGGCACGCGGACGGACTGGCTGGCCAAGGCGGAGGCGGCCGGGGCGGACGCCGCGATACTCGACCTCGAGGACGCGGTCCCGGCCGGCGGCAAGGCCGAGGCGCGCCGCCGGGTGGCCGCGGCGGTGGCCGCGTTCGACGGGCGCATGGCCCTGTTCGTCCGCGTCAATCCGCTGGACGGCTGGGCGGGAGCCGAGGAGCTGCGTGCCGTCGCGCACGAGAGGCTCGCCGGGATCGTGCTGCCCAAGGTGACCGGCCCCGACGACGTACGGCTCGCGGACCGGCTGCTCGGCTGGTGCGAGCGCGAGCACGGCCTGGCGCCGGGGCACATCGCCCTGGTGCCGCTGCTGGAGACGGCCTCCGCGCTGCGCGGGGCGTACGAGATCGCCCGGGCGGCCGCCCGCGTCGCCTACCTCGGCGCCGTGACCGCGCCCGGGGGTGACGTGGCCCGCGCCGTCGGCTACCGCTGGAGCCTGGAGAGCACGCTGGGCCTGCGTTCCCGGGTGCTCCTGGACGTACGCGCGGCGGGGACGCCCAACCCGGTCGCGGGCCTGTGGACGGGCATCGGCGACCTCGAGGGGCTGCGTGCCTTCGCCGAGCAGAACCGCTCGCTCGGGTACGAGGGCATGATGGCGATCCATCCCTCCCACATCCCGGTCATCAACGAGGCGTTCTCCCCTTCGGCCGATGAGCTGGCCCGTCACGCCCGGCTGATCGCCGCTGTGGAGGCGGCCCAGGCCGGCGGGGCGGGGGCGGTGACGTTCGAGGGCGAGATGGTCGACGAGGCCATGGCCGCCACGGCCCGCGCGCTCCTGGCCCGCCACATCGAGGAGCCGGGCCGATAAACCGGTTGCGCCCGCCGAAATGATGGACGGCATGGACAGAGAGCTGATCAGCACCATCGCCCATCGTGACCACCCGATCGCCACGCCCATTTCGCCCGGCAATCTCGACCGGCTGCTGCGCCGGGCGGCCCTGCCGGAGCGGGCGCGCATCCTCGACCTGGGGTGCGGCGAGGGCGAATGGTCGCTCCGGGCGCTCGAGCTGGTCCCGTCCGCCGTCGCGGACGGGGTGGACATCTCGCCGTCGGCCCTGTCGGCAGCGGAGAAATCGGCCGCCGCGCGCGGCCTGTCCGACCGGCTGTCGCTGCACCGGGTGCCCGCCACCGAGTTCTCCGCCTCGGAGCCGTACGACCTGGTGCTCTGTGTGGGCGCGACCCACGCCTTCGAGGGGTTGGCGGGCACGATGGAGACGGTCGCGAAGTTCGTCAGGCCGGGCGGGCTGGCGCTGGTCGGGGAGGGTTTCTGGGAGCGGACCCCGGCTCCGGAGGTCGTGGCGGAGATCGGGGAGTACCCCGACCTGGCGGGCACGGTGACCGCCGCCGAGTCCGGGGGCTGGCTGACCGTCTACGCCCACGTGAGCACCCAGCCCGAGTGGGACGAGTACGAATGGTCGTGGACGGGAACGCTGGCCCGATGGGCCGCCGCCAACCCGGGTCCGGACGGCGAGCAGGCCCTCGCCGTCGCCCGGGAGCACCGGGAGATGTGGCTCAACGGCTACCGAGGGGCGCTCGGCTTCGTCTCCCTCCTGCTCCAGCGCGTGTGAGCGAACGGCCGGGCCCTTGAGCGGGCCCGGCCGTCGGAGCGTGCGTCAGCCGTTGATCAGGGCCATCGCCAGGTCGGGATCGAACGTCCCGGCCGTCTTGTCGGAGATGCCGCACTGGCCGTCAGAGTCGCCGGGCACCTTGACCCAGAAGAGGTACTCGGCGCCGTTCACCTGCCTGACCGGAGGAGTGCCGAGCTTGCGACCGGGCGGGTTGCACCAGTTGTCCCCAGGCGTGTCGTCCTCGTAGGGACCGTTGCCGTTGCGGCTGGTGTCGATCACGTACTTCTTGGCGCCGACCGTGCCCGACAGGTAGCCGTTGACCGCGACGGAGTACGTCTCGGAGTCCGAGGTGGTGAAGTAGTTCGACACGTTCACGGAGAAGCCGCGAGTGTTGGCGATGCCCGACTTGACCAGCAACGGCGCCATCTTGTCGGCCGCGATCCAGGTGGCGTTGGCCGCGTCCAGGTAGACCCACGCGTTGGGGGCCTGGGCCCGCAGCACCTGGGTGGCGTCGAGGAGCATCCGGTACTGGTCCTCGGGGTCCTTGCCGAACCTGGTGACACACCCGGCGGCGGCGACCGCGTCGGGCTCGAGCACGACGATCGCGTGCCTGGTGCCGATGGCCTTGGCGAACTCGGTGATCCAGTTGTGGTAGCCGGTCGCGTCACCCGCGCCGCCGCCCGACTGGTCGGCGCACGCGTCCCGGTTCGGGATGTTGTACGCCACCAGCATCGGCAGCTTGTCCTGGGCCTGCGCGGCGCCGACGTAGGTGTCCACGGCCTTCGTGATGTCGCTGAACCAGCCGCCGAACCACTCGAAGATCGGCTTGCTGCCGATGCTCGCCTGGATGGCCTGCCCCTTGGACGTGCCCATGTTGGCGGCCGCCCACGCGGCCGGGTGCGACTCGCTGGACACGTACAGGGCGGTCGGCCTTGTCGTCTGCGTCTCCATCAGCGACACGTTGTCGAACCGGACCACGGGGGTGGCGCCGGATCCGCCGAGCTGGAACGTCACCTCGGCCGCCGTGTCCGTGGCGGTCGCCGCCGTGAAGGGGATGCTGTAGCGCTTGCTCGCCGTGGTGAGTTGCACGCCCGTGGCCAGTGACTGGTTGCTGCTGGGCGTGGCCTTGTACTGCACCGTCGCGGTGGCCTTGAAGGCGACGGTGGAGTAGGCGTCGAAGGAGAGGGTGTAGCTCTTGCCCGGGTTCAGCGGGGCGGTGGTGGGCGAGGCCACCATGGCGTCCCACGGGTTCGCGACGACGGCCTTCACGTCCGCCCGCAGGCGACCGGACTCGGCCGCGACCGTGGTCCGGCCGATCGCGGACCAGGGGGAGGCGGAGCTGTTGAAGGTGCCGTTCCCGATGAGCTGGACGGCCGCGGAGGCGGGCTGGGGAGCGAGGAGGACGGCGGACAGGACGGCGGCCACGGTCGTGGCGGTGCCTGCGATTAATCGCACGTGATCACCTTTCGGCGGGATTCGCCGTTGATCATTACCGACCGACCTGACAAAGGTCAAGAGATCACAGGCCCCGTCACAAGCTTTTTGACCTCTAGGTCCAGAAGCTGCTACGGTCATGAGCATGGGCAGACCGAAGCAGTTCGATCCGGACGCGGCCGTCGACCAGGCCATGGACGTGTTCTGGCGTAAGGGCTACGCCGGCACCACGCCGCAGGACCTGGTCGACGCACTGGGCATCGGCAAGGGCAGCCTCTACAACACCTTCGGCAGCAAGCACGCCCTGTTCGAGGCGGCGCTGAGGCGCTACCGCGACGGCCAGGCGGCGGCGCTGATCGAGCTGCTGGGAGAGCCGGGGCCCGCGAAAGACCGGCTGCGCAGGGCGCTGCGCCTGGTGGCCGAGATGGACCTGGCCGATCCCGACCGGCGCGGCTGCCTGGCCGTGAACACCGCGGCTGAGCTCGGGCAGGCGGACGAGAGCGCGGCCCAGCTCGTACGGCGCATGCTCGACCGCACCGAGGAGGCCTTCCGCGCACTGATCGAAGAGGGTCAGCGCGCCGGGGAGATCGCCACAGACCGCGACGCCCACGCGATCGGGAGCCTGCTACTGAACACCATCGTCGGCATGCGCCTGATCGCGCGCGTCGCCGAAGGGCCGGAGCGCCTCGACAGAGTGATCGACGCGATCGTCGACTCCCTCTGATCCCGCCGGCCATGCCGGGATCTTCGCCATGCCCATTTTTTGTACCTACGGTTAAAGAATTGGAGCAGCTCATGGAGCTCAACCTTCACGCCAAGACCGCCGTCGTGACCGGCGCCAGCCGGGGCATCGGGCTGGCCACCGTGCGGACCCTGATCGCCGAAGGGGTACGCGTGGTCGGCGCCGCCCGCACCATCACCCCAGAGCTGGAGAAGTCGGGCGCCGTCGCGGTGTCGGCCGACCTGAGCACCGCCGACGGCGTCGCGAGCCTCATGGAGACTGCGCTCGCGCAGCTGGGCGGCATCGACCTGCTGGTGAACAACGTCGGGGGCGGCGACGCCATCGAGCCCGCCGGATTCCTCGACACCGGCGACGCCGAATGGGCCGCCATCTTCGACATCAACCTGCTCAGCGCCGTCCGCGTCACCCGGGCCGCCCTGCCCAGCCTGATCGAGCGGCGCGGATCGGTGGTCAACGTCTCGTCCATCAACTCAAGGCTCCCGGCCGCCGGCCCCGTCGCCTACAGCGCCGCCAAGGCCGGGCTGGCCGCGCTCGGCAAGTCGCTCGCCGAGGAGTTCGGGCCGCGGGGCGTGCGGGTCAACACCGTCTCGCCCGGCGTCGTCCGTACCGCCATCTGGGAGGATCCGGACGGCTTCGGCGGCAGGGTCGCCGCGCTCGCCGGAGCCGAGCACGGCGCGTTCCTCGAGCAGATCCCGCAGGCGTTCGGCATCACCACCGGCCGGATCACCGAGCCCGGCGAGGTGGCCGCCTTGATCGCGTTCCTGCTGTCGGACGTCGCCGCCAACATCACCGGCGCCGACCACGTCATCGACGGCGGCACCGTCAAGACCCTCTGACGGCCCCCTGACGTGAAAGGCGGCCCACCACAGGAACGTGGGGGCCGCCTGAAAACCGGGAGGGCTACACCGGGGTGTGCATGTGGCGGGTCAGGGCGTGTTCCACCAAGGTGATCAAGGTGGCCTTCACCGACTCCCGCTGCCTGGCGTCCAGGCGGACGATCGGGATGTGGTCGCCGATCGACAGGGCCTCGCGGATCTCCTCCGCCGCGTGCGCGAACTGCCCGTCCCAGCCGTTGATGCCGATCACGAACGGCAGCTTCGCCTCTTCGAAGTAGTCGATCGCCGGGAAGCTGTCCGCGAGACGGCGCGTGTCCACCAGCACGACCGCGCCGATGGCGCCCCGCACCAGGTCGTCCCACATGAACCAGAACCGGTGCTGTCCGGGCGTGCCGAACAGGTACAGGATCAGATCACGGTCGAGCGAGACCCGCCCGAAGTCCATGGCCACGGTCGTGGTCGTCTTGTTGGGCGTGAGGGAGACGTCGTCCACGTGTGCCGAAGCGTCCGTCATGACCGCTTCGGTGGTGAGCGGCAGGATCTCCGAGACCGCACCAACGAACGTCGTCTTCCCCACGCCGAAGCCCCCGGCCACGACGATCTTCGTCGAGGTTAGGCCGGGGCTAGAGCCTGCGAAGTCCACTGAGCACCCTTTCGAGCAAGTTCAGGTCCGGCTTTCCGGCGTCCAGCGCAGGCTGGTGCACGCGGATCAGGCCCTCCGACGCCATGTCGGCAATCAGCACCCGGACCACGCCAAGGGGCTGCCGTAAAAGGGCGGAGATCTCGGCAACCGACCGGACGTTCCGGGTCAGCTGGATGATCGCCTGATACTCCGGACTAAGTAGGGAAATGTCTTGGTATTCCGACGTCACGGAGGACACCAATGCCTCCATGGCGAACTTCATCCGCGGCGCGGTGCGCCCCCCGGTCACGGCATAGGGCCGTACCAGGGAGCTCGGCTTCTGCGGACGGGGAGCCGCCGGATGCGGCGGAGTGCTATCACCAGCCCAACCCTGACCTGACACCATGTTCTCCTGTCACCGCCCCGCTAGCGGGGGCGGGCCGCTTGCAGTTCGGCGCGTACGGCCGGGGTCAACACCTGACCGGCCCGCTCGACCAGCAAGGTCATCTGGTACGCCACCAACCCCATGTCACAGTCGGGAGCGGCCAGGACGGCCAAGCAGGAGCCATCGCTGATGGACATGATCATCAAGAGCCCGCGCTGCATTTCGATAACGGTCTGCGTCACCATACCGCCCTCGAAGACCCGCGCGGCGCCTTGGGTCAAGCTGATCACACCCGACGCCACCGCGGCGAGCTGGTCGGCTCGGTCCTTGGGAAAACCCTCCGAGAAGGCCAGCGGCAAGCCGTCGGACGACACCACGACCGTGTGCGCGACACCCGGCACGTTGTTCACGAAGTCCGTGATCAACCAGCTTATGCCGCGCGCTCCCTGGCTCATTTCTCTCATTTGTCCTCCTCATTCTCTTCTCCGCGGGTGAACGCTCGGCCTTGCCGGACACCCTGCTGGAAGCTGGAGAGCCGGCTACGCAGCCGCTCGGGCGAGATCTGCGGCGCCGGTGACGGAGCCTGGGGTTCCGCGAGGCTCGCCGTACCGGGCACCAGGTTGGCCTTGGGGACGCGACGAGGCAGGCCCGAGGGCGTTGTGCCGCTCTGCACGGGCTGCGCGGCGGCCTGTGCGGCCTGGAAGCCGGAGTCCGCGGGCGACGACCAGGTCGCGCCCGCCCCGGACGCGCCCGGCGTGCGCCGGGGCAGCCCGCTGGACGTGGGAGGAGCCGCCTCGACGGGCACCGCCGGATGCACAGCCGTGATGTCGGGCTCCGCCTCCCTCAGGGAAGGCGCCTCGATACGGTCCTGCAGCACCTCGGGATCGGGCCGGCGGAACCAGTCGGACCCGACCGACGAGAAGATCGGCAGGAACTCGTCGCCCTGGTCCTCCATGGGCGAGCTGCGCACCACGGGGAGCGGCCCGGTCATGTCCTGCGAGGAGTAGGCGCCGGGGCCGAACCTGTCGAGGTCCGAGCGCCCGTTCTGCTCGAACGGGTCGGCGGGCTTGGGCTCATCCGCGAACGGCGAGCGGTAGCCGTCGGCGGGCTGCGTCGGCGGCCGGTCCTCCGACTCGAACAGCGACCTGCGCGGCAGCGGGTCGGCGAACG
This genomic interval from Nonomuraea helvata contains the following:
- a CDS encoding DUF742 domain-containing protein, with amino-acid sequence MVSGQGWAGDSTPPHPAAPRPQKPSSLVRPYAVTGGRTAPRMKFAMEALVSSVTSEYQDISLLSPEYQAIIQLTRNVRSVAEISALLRQPLGVVRVLIADMASEGLIRVHQPALDAGKPDLNLLERVLSGLRRL
- a CDS encoding roadblock/LC7 domain-containing protein; amino-acid sequence: MREMSQGARGISWLITDFVNNVPGVAHTVVVSSDGLPLAFSEGFPKDRADQLAAVASGVISLTQGAARVFEGGMVTQTVIEMQRGLLMIMSISDGSCLAVLAAPDCDMGLVAYQMTLLVERAGQVLTPAVRAELQAARPR